A single window of Nicotiana sylvestris chromosome 3, ASM39365v2, whole genome shotgun sequence DNA harbors:
- the LOC104242581 gene encoding probable galactinol--sucrose galactosyltransferase 2 isoform X4: MSHNSDSIYSSKKSATARASEDFMPNEPTFQTLHVATVAYNSLLLGEILVPDWDMFHSNHNTTEFHGAARALGGCAVYVSDKPGKHDFNILKKLVLPDGSILRARYAGRPTRDSLFVDPVMDGKSLLKIWILNKRTGVIGVFNCQGAGSWRLKEAAPNVPNSTAAENPITGHVSPIDVEFFEEIAGQNWSENCAVYAFNSGSLCKVRNRKRIEVSLGVLKCEIFTISPIKVLGENIEFAPIGLIEMYNSGGAIEDVMYSSDDLPDRSINVKARGCGQFGAYSSSKPSSCKVDMKENDFTYNAENGLLVINLEGDCHVRDIKLVY; encoded by the exons ATGTCTCATAATTCAGACTCTATTTACAG TTCAAAGAAGAGTGCAACAGCTAGAGCATCAGAAGATTTCATGCCTAATGAGCCAACTTTCCAGACCTTACATGTTGCGACAGTGGCTTATAACAGCCTTCTACTTGGGGAAATACTAGTGCCAGACTGGGACATGTTCCAC AGCAATCACAACACTACTGAGTTCCATGGTGCAGCAAGAGCATTAGGTGGTTGTGCAGTTTAtgtgag TGACAAGCCAGGGAAACATGACTTCAACATACTCAAGAAACTAGTTTTACCTGATGGATCCATCTTAAGAGCAAGATATGCTGGTCGACCAACTCGAGATAGCTTATTTGTTGATCCAGTCATGGATGGGAAAAG CCTGCTTAAGATTTGGATTTTGAATAAGCGTACTGGGGTAATAGGTGTTTTCAACTGCCAAGGAGCTGGAAGTTGGCGACTGAAAGAAGCAGCTCCAAATGTACCTAACTCAACAGCAGCAGAAAACCCAATCACTGGCCATGTTAGCCCTATTGATGTTGAATTCTTTGAAGAAATTGCAGGACAAAACTGGAGCGAAAACTGTGCAGTATATGCGTTCAATTCGG gatctCTATGCAAAGTACGAAACAGAAAAAGAATTGAAGTGTCGTTGGGTGTTCTAAAATGTGAAATATTTACTATCTCACCAATCAAG GTCTTGGGTGAAAATATTGAATTTGCTCCAATTGGTCTGATTGAAATGTATAACTCAGGAGGAGCGATTGAGGATGTAATGTACAGTTCCGATGATCTTCCAGATCGCTCAATAAACGTGAAAGCAAGAGGATGCGGTCAGTTTGGAGCATATTCAAGCTCAAAACCAAGTTCATGTAAAGTGGACATGAAAGAGAATGATTTCACTTACAATGCAGAAAATGGATTATTGGTGATAAACCTCGAGGGGGATTGCCATGTGCGAGATATTAAACTAGTCTACTAA
- the LOC104242583 gene encoding 28 kDa ribonucleoprotein, chloroplastic, protein MSCAIKPLTKPLSMATNGCLISLPPFFTTTKSISSYPFLSTQLKPISLSSSLPTLLSLNKRTTQFPTFVSVLSEDDNTLVLDDQEQGGDFPSFVGEAGETEEYQEPSEDAKLFVGNLPYDIDSEGLAQLFQQAGVVEIAEVIYNRETDRSRGFGFVTMSTVEEADKAVELYSQYDLNGRLLTVNKAAPRGSRPERAPRTFQPTYRIYVGNIPWDIDDARLEQVFSEHGKVVSARVVFDRESGRSRGFGFVTMSSEAEMSEAIANLDGQTLDGRTIRVNAAEERPRRNTY, encoded by the exons ATGTCTTGCGCAATCAAACCCTTAACCAAGCCTTTATCCATGGCAACTAATGGCTGCCTTATCTCCCTCCCTCCTTTCTTCACCACCACCAAATCCATTTCTTCCTACCCTTTTCTCTCCACCCAATTAAAACCAATTTCACTCTCTTCCTCTTTACCCACTTTATTATCCCTTAATAAGAGAACTACCCAATTCCCAACTTTTGTTTCTGTATTATCTGAAGATGACAACACCCTTGTCCTTGATGACCAAGAACAAGGTGGGGATTTTCCTAGCTTTGTTGGTGAGGCAGGGGAGACTGAAGAATACCAAGAACCTTCGGAGGATGCTAAATTGTTTGTTGGGAATTTACCATATGATATAGATAGTGAGGGGCTTGCTCAACTTTTCCAACAGGCTGGTGTTGTTGAGATTGCTGAG GTTATTTACAATAGGGAGACTGATCGGAGTCGTGGATTTGGGTTTGTGACGATGAGCACTGTGGAAGAAGCTGACAAAGCTGTGGAATTGTACAGTCAATAT GATCTCAATGGAAGGCTATTGACAGTCAACAAAGCTGCTCCAAGAGGATCACGGCCAGAACGTGCACCTCGAACATTTCAGCCTACTTACAGAATCTATGTTGGCAACATCCCGTGGGACATTGATGATGCACGCCTTGAGCAAGTCTTCAGTGAACATGGTAAAGTCGTAAGTGCTCGGGTGGTTTTTGACAGAGAGTCTGGACGGTCACGAGGCTTTGGTTTTGTGACGATGTCAAGTGAAGCTGAAATGAGTGAAGCAATCGCCAACCTTGACGGACAG ACTCTGGATGGGAGGACTATCAGGGTTAATGCTGCTGAAGAAAGACCTCGGCGCAACACATACTGA